GGAATCGCCGTCTCTCACCAATGCTACCGGTTTCCCATCAGCGTCTACGATTACCGTAGGCTCCACGAATTCGTCGGTAACCCGAAGTTCGTACGACTGCTGTACCGCGGCCCGCGCATTGGCGGCTTTGACTCCCTCTCCCTTTACCATAGCCAGGTAAGCTTTTTCCACCCGTTCCCAATTCTTATCGCGGTCCATGGCCCAGTATCGCCCCATAACCGTAGCGATGCGGCCCACGCCCAGCGTTTCCATCTTCTCTTCCAATGCTCTTATGTAACTTAAAGCACTGGATGGTGGTACATCCCTACCGTCTAAGAAACAGTGGACAAATACCTGATCAATTCCTTTTTTGCGGCACAGCTCGAGAAGAGCAAAGATATGCTCCAGGTGGCTATGAACCCCTCCGTCCGATACCAACCCCATAAGGTGAACGGCCCCACCCTTTTTCCGCGCCTGCTCCAGCGCCTCCCCTAATTCAGGGTTTTCAAAAAATGAACCGTCTTCGATGGCCTCGGTGATGCGGGTTATCTCTTGGTATACTATCCTTCCCGCTCCTATGTTCAGATGCCCGACTTCCGAGTTCCCCATCTGCCCTTCCGGCAATCCCACCGACCGGCCAGAAGCTTGTAAACAGGTAAAGGGGTATTCCCGTTTTAAACGGTAGAAGTTCTCCGGGTTGGCCATTGTAATGGCGTTAGATGGGCAAGCCTCAGCCATTCCCCACCCGTCGAGAATCATCAACACCAATAGTCTAGCTACCATAGACTGATTCCTCCGTCTGCTTCACGATGTCTGCAAGAGAACGAGCTTCAAGGCTTGCTCCCCCTACCAGAGCCCCGTCAATATCGGGTTGGGCGACAAAACCTCCTATATTGCCAGGGTTCACACTGCCCCCATATAATATCCTCATCTCTTGCGCGACTTCCACCCCAAAAAGACCGCCTAGTTCATCCCGGATTAAGCGGCTCATTTCCTGGGCATCCTGAGGCGAAGCGTTCACCCCCGTTCCGATGGCCCAGACCGGCTCGTAGGCTATAACCAGGTGGGGCCGCAACAGTTCGACCCCTTTTAATCCTTCCTCCAACTGCCGCCGGACTACTGAAACCGCCCTCCCCTCTTCCCGCTCGGCCAGGGTCTCGCCGACACACATAATGGGGACAAGCCCGCTGGCCAAAGCCCTTTTGACCTTGCGGTTGACGGCCGTGTCACCCTCACCCAAAATATGACGCCGCTCCGAGTGACCGATTATCACATACTTGGCCCCGGTCTCCAGGATCATCCCTGGCGATACCTCTCCGGTGTAAGCACCCCATTCCTCCCAAAACACGTCCTGGGCCCCCGCTTCGATACCAGTACCTCTGAGCCTCTTTCCTAACAAATAGAGGGCGGTAAACGGCGGACATATCACTATCTCTATCCCCTTGTGGTCTTCACCCAGCATCTCTATGAACTCTTCGGCGAACTGCAGACTGTCTTTTACCGTTTTATGCATTTTCCAATTAGCAGCGATAATAGGTAGTCTCACTCGTTGCCTCACCCCACGAACTGGTAACCTTCACAGCTGGCTACCCCAGGCAAAACCTTGCCCTCTAAAAACTCTAGAGTAGCACCTCCTCCGGTCGAGATATGAGTCATCTTGTCCTCTAGCCCTAGACGAGCTATGATGGCCAAAGAGTCTCCTCCACCGACTACGCTTACAGCACCTGATGCCGCTACCGCCCTTGCCACCTCCTCTGTGCCCCGGGCAAACCTTTCGTATTCGTAAACACCCATAGGCCCGTTCCAGATTATATTGTGGGCCGACTTGATAGTCTCGCCGAATAACCGGGCGGTCTCGCTGCCGATATCCACGATGATCCATCCCTCCGGGACCTGGTCTACTTTTACTTCCCGGCTCTGGGCATCAGCTGCCAAGCGGTCCGCCACTACCACATCGACTGGCAGCAACACTCTTATCCTTTTTTCTTCAGCTTGTTTCAGAAGCGAACGGGCAAAATCCAAAAGTTTGTCTTCACACAAAGAATTTCCTATATAGTATCCTTCAGCCTTGAGAAAAGTATTTGCCATTCCTCCCCCGATTATAATAGCGTCCACCTTGTCGAGCATATTCTGTAATAAACCCATTTTATCCGAAACCTTGGCCCCGCCAATGATGGCCACCCGTGGACTCTCAGAGCTTTCCATCACGCTGCGCAACATCTTTACCTCTTTTTCCATCAGAAACCCGGCAGCGCTGGGCAGATACCGGGTAACCCCGGCCGTAGAAGCATGTGCCCGGTGAGCCGTGCCAAACGCGTCGTTAACGAACACGTCGCCCAAAGCCGCTAATTGAGCGGCAAACTCCGGATCATTCTTTTCTTCGCCCGCATGGAACCGTACATTTTCCAGCAGCACCACTTGTCCTGGCTGCATCTGCGCCACTGCATCTTCTACCTCTTTCCCGACACAGTCCGGAAGTTTCTTAACCTCCTGCCCCAACAAAGTACTAAGGTGCTGGGCAACCTTGTCCAAACGGTAAGCTTCCACCACTTTCCCGTCAGGACGTCCTAAGTGGCTCATCAAAATCACTTTGGCCCCTTGGTCAATCAGGTAACGGATAGTTGGGAGAGAAGCCTTTATGCGAGCATCGTCGAGGATGTTTCCCTGTTTATCAGTCGGAACATTGAAGTCCACCCTGACCAGTACCCTTTTCCCTTTGACATCTATGTCCTTAAGACCCCGCAAAGCCGAACACCTCCTGCTATAAGCCTTTTTGTCCTAGTAAAGCAACGACATCAACCACTCGGCTCGAATAACCCCATTCATTGTCATACCATCCTACGACTTTTACCATGTTTCTTTCCACCACCATGGTAGAAAGCGCATCGAAGATGCAAGAACTGGGATTACCGTTGAAGTCTTTTGACACCAACGGTTCATCGCAGTATTCAATTATGCCCTTCATAGGCCCCTCACTAGCTACCTTGACCGCAAGATTTATTTCCTCTACTGTTGCCGGCTGCTTCACCTCAGCTACCAAGTCCACCAGTGAAACATTGGGGGTTGGTACCCTTATGGCCATCCCGTTCAGTTTACCCTTAAGCTCAGGTATGACCAGTCCGATGGCTCTAGCCGCTCCGGTTGTAGTGGGAACTATAGAAAGGGCTGCGGCTCGAGCCCGGCGTAGATCCTTGTGGGCAAGATCCAGTATCCGCTGGTCGTTCGTATATGAATGCACGGTCGTCATCAGCCCTTTTACGATTCCAAACCGTTCATGTACGACCTTGGTCAAAGGAGCAAGACAGTTCGTGGTACAAGAAGCGTTGGATATCACATGGTGAGCCTGCGGGTCATATGCCGAATCGTTGACTCCTATCACTAGAGTGATATCAGCGTTATCGGCAGGCGCAGTAATTACCACTTTCTTAGCCCCGCCCTTGAAATGCGCACTCGCCTTGGCCTTATCCGTGAAACGCCCGGTCCCTTCCACCACCACTTCTACCCCTAAATCGGCCCACGGGATCTTACCTGGATCTGACTCCTGCAAGTACTTTATACGTATGTCCCCGATCACCAGATCACTGCCCTCTACCCCAACCTTTTCCGGGTAAATACCGTGAACCGAATCGTACTTGAAAAGATGGGCCGAACTCTTAGCATCACCCAGATCATTTACTGCCACAACCTCGATGTCTTGACGCGTTAAGGCTACTCGGGTAAAAAGACGCCCTATCCTGCCAAAACCATTAACACCAACTTTTACGGCCACTCTCATCACCCTTTCTGTAATATCTTCCGCGCGGCGCCCTCATCGGTAACGAGAACACCCCGCCTGTGATTCCGCAAAACAGCAGCTATAGCTTCTGCCTTGTTGCTTCCTCCCGCCACCGCGATTACCTTTTTCAACCCTCCCATATCCTCAAACTCTATACCTATCCCCGGTTGTGAGTACACTATCTGCCCTTCTCTGTTGAAATAATAACGGAGAACTTCTCCCACCGCCCCTCTCTCTTCCAGTACCTGCAACCCTTCGGGAGAAAGGCCCCTGCGAGCTGCCATTTCCAAGGCTACTCCTATCCCATGCACCAGAATATTGCAAGATTTGACCAATTCTACCACTTCTTTAATGCGGGCGTCTTTCTTCAAGCTCTCTAAAAGGGACTCCTCCAGGTTGTCAGGTAAATGCAGTAACCGATACTCGGCGCCGATAGCCTTGGCTATTCTGGCTGCCACCACATTGGCCTGTTCCTCAACCTCGCCTCCCAACCCGCCTCGAGCTGGAACCACCAGCACGTCGCGGGCAGTCACTACCCCTGACATTGAATGAGCAACTTCCGCCAAAGTCGTTCCCCCGGTAACTGCCACCCGGCACCCGTCATACAGGGACTCCTTCAGGCACCTAGCTGCTGCCCTCCCTATGTCCTTCTTGGCGTAAATGTCGCGCGACGAATCCCCGGGAACAATGATGACCTGTTCTAGCGAGAATTCTTCCTGCAGCTGCGCTGCTAGGGTGTTCAATTTTTCCAGATAGCATATAATCTCGTCTGCCTCTTCTATAAGTTCTCTACCGTATTCGGTCAAACTTATCCCCGAAGGCGATATAACCAGTGCTCCCTTTTCCCTTAGGTTTTCTACCTCACCCCGAACTGACCGCTCTGAACAGCCAATTCTTTTGGCTATTTGTCTGCGACCGACCGGCTGGTGGTGTAGGATCTCTCTTAGTATGCTGTAACGCAGCTTCACTATATACAGGAGTTCGGGAGCAATACGCTCCAAAACCAAAACCATCTTTTCCATCCGTTCATCTCCCGTCCGGAACTGCCCCAGAGGGTCAATCCCGTCCCATCGCACCCGCGCTAACACAAAATGCTATCACAAACCAAATATATTATAACACATTCAGCCGGATGTTAGTCTTTTTTACACCCTAATCGAAATACAAAATACAAAACCGGTCCCTTTTCGAGACCGGCTTGCCGATTCTTTGGGGCTACTAATACCTCTTACGCGCTGACGTTGACATTATTCCCAGTTCAGTTCGGTACTTGGCAACTGTACGCCTAGATATTTTGATCCCTGACTGTTCCAATACCTCCGCTATTTTTTGGTCGCTTAGCGGGTTTCTGGCGTCTTCCGCGTCAATCATCTCCTTGATAAGTTTCTTTACGCTGCGGGAAGCATACTTCTCAATGCCCTCCGCTGCACTAACAGCACTGCCAAAGAAATACTTCAATTCGAATACCCCTTGAGGTGTTTGAATATATTTGCCAGCAGTAGCCCGGCTTATGGTCGATTCGTGTACTCCGATCATATCTGCTACCTGCTTAAGGTTCAGGGGCTTAAGGTATTTCACCCCTTTGTCCAAGAACTCCCTCTGCACCTCAACTATGCAACTGGCTACTTTATAAAGGGTTAGCCTCCGGTGTTCGATGCTGCGTATAATCCACAATGCAGAAGCAAACCTGTCTTCCATGAACTTCTTGGCCTCGTGCCCGAATAGTCCAGGTTGTTTGAGCATGTTCTGGTAAAATTGGTTGATAACTAGCCGGGGAAGATTTCCCTCACATACTTGAATAACATATTCCCCGTTAATCCTCTCTACTATAACATCCGGCACCAAATATCTTATATCGTAGCTATTACCGTACTGTCGCCCGGGTTTGGGGTCAAGTGTGCGTATAAGATCCGCCGTTTCCTGTACATCTTTGACCGAGATCCCCATTCGAGCAGCGATCTTGGCTACCCTCCCCTTGCCCAGGTCATCCAGATGCTCTCTAACTATCTTTTCGGCAACAGGATTAATCTTGCCTGTCTGCACAAGCTGAATACAAAGGCACTCCGACAGGCTTCTGGCTCCCACCCCGTAAGGCTCAAACGTTTGAATTACTTTCAATACCTTTTCCACCTGTTCATTCGCAACCCCGAGGTGCTGCGCGGCCTCGGCTATACCCACCCTCAGATACCCGTTGTCGTCAATACATCCGATCAAAAACTCTCCTATTACCATATCTTCGTCGCTTAAAGTGATGTCCGCCTGGAAAAGTAAATGTTCGTGAAGGGTAGGCGCCTTTGTCAACAGGTTTTCGTATCCCTTACTTTCTTCGCTCTTTTCCTTGGGTCCCAGATAGCCTAAATCACTTCTATCCAAAAAATACTCCCACCACTCGGTTTCAAAACCCTCATCCTCTGATTTTAACTCGACCTCCACCGGCTCAGGATCATCCTTTAATTCTAGAAAAGGGTTTTCGGCCAGCTCCTGCTGAAGATACTCGTCCAACTCCAGTGCCGACATCTGCAGAATAGCGATGGCTTGTCGCAACTCCGGCGTTATGATCAGCTTTTGGCGTTGTTCCAGGGACAAGTCATGGATAAGTCTCAACGAACTTCCCCCCCCGAATCAAGTGCCATAGCACCTACATACTTCTACAAGTACAGCAAAATCTCCTTCTAAATCGTGTCACCCAGTATTCTCCTGGCCATGGCCTCCAGCCGTCTCATCCGGTAGGCAATCCCGGATTTGCTCAACGGAGGCTCCATCATGCCTCCAAGTTCCTTAAGGCTCAGGTCAGGATTCTTGAGACGTAGGATCGCCACGTCTCTTATGGATTCTGGGATGCCTTCCAGTCCCACTTTTTCTATAAGTCTGGTTATGGTTTCGGTCTGTCGCCAGGAAGCAGCTACAGTTTTTTCCAGGTTCGCAGTTTCGCAATTAACCAACCGGTTCACCTGGTTACGTACGGACTTGACAATTCTAACGTTTTCAAAATCGAGCAAAGCTGTACTGGCTCCCGCTACCCTGAGAAAATCGACAATACTTTCGCTCTCCTTGATGTATAAAACAATTCCGCTCTTGCGCTCGCTTACGCGGGCAGCTATGCCCAGTTTTTCTAAAAGCTTTGCCACATCCTGTGCCGTTACCAGCGAAGGGCATGTTATTTCTAAGTGGTACTCTCCTTCTGGTTTGTTTACCGATCCCCGGGCCAGGAAGGCTCCTCTGAGATAACACCTCTTGCAGCAGCGCCGGTGAACCAGACTCTCTGGAACTCTCTCCACTCGCCGGCCTTGTCCATTAAAAAGGCCTAATTCCTGCATTAAAAACATTTCGTCGCGTTCTTGCCTGGCTCTAACAATGAAAACCTTATTTTTCTTCAATTGTCTCTTATTTAAAATCGTAACTTCTACCGGCACCGCCAACAAAGCTTTTGCCAATTTGAACACTTTACGAGCAGTAGCCGCGTTTTCGGTGCTTAATTCCCAAACCATTTCATTTTGACTATCGTCCCATGTAAATGTACCGCCGATGTTCAACAAACCCGAAAGTTCTGCCCTTTGGCAGCACTCCTTCTCAGGAATTATCCGCGCTAATTCGTTTTTTGTTTCGTTAGAAAAGCTCATAACTTAGTCCCCGTCCCAGCGGGCATCAACCTTTCCGGTCCTTTATGATGCCCAAAACTACCCTGGCCAGTTTGTCGCTGTCGTGCCATGCCACCTCCCCGCGAGACACCAAGTCTTCTTTAATAATCTTGATCCCCATCCGGGCCACCCTCGACGGGTCAAACACTACCGGCATCGCTCCTTCGGAGTAATACCGCTCTAACAGGCTGTCCGCAATCGGTCCCACGTTAACTACCGCATAATCGAGGAAGGCTTTCCCTGCGTGGTCGTAGACTGCCTGTATATGGTCAGCTACCGAATAGCCGTCAGTCTCACCTTTCTCGGTCATGATATTGGCCACGTATATCCTTACCGCATTCGTACGAAGTAAGGCCTCTACCACCCCCTTGACCATTATGTTTGGTATTATGCTGGTATAGAGGCTCCCCGGGCCCAGCACCACAGCATCAGCCCGGGCCAAGGCCTCCATGGTTTCCTCCAATGGCTTGCAGTTCTCAGGGACAAGGTATACCCTCCTTACTCCCTTTGTAACTTCGCGAATCGAGGTCTCCCCAATGATAAATGACCCATCGCTAAGCTCGGCTGCCAGCAGTACTTGTTCGAGGGTTGCCGGTAAAACCCGGCCCCTGACAGCCAGTACCTTACCCACTTCCTTGATGGCAGAAATCACATCACCTGTAATCTCGGCCATAGCCACCAAAAGCAGGTTCCCTAGGTTATGTCCTTCTAAACCCTTACCGCCCCGAAACCTGTGGTCAAACACACGGTCCATCAAAGTTTCAGTTTCCGCTAAGGCCACCAAACAGTTGCGGATATCGCCAGGTGGTACTACACCCAGCTCCCCGCGAAGCCTACCAGAGCTGCCCCCATCATCGGTCACAGTCACCACAGCGGTGAGGTTATTGGTGTAGCGCTTTAATCCCCTCAATAAAACGGAAAGCCCGGTTCCTCCTCCTACCGTAACGATGTGGGGCCCTTCTTCCCGAACCTGGTCACTTAACAAGCAGTTCTCTTTCATGGATTAAAAGTTCTCCACCTTGTACCTTTCCACATCCCGGTGTTTCAGAATCACCCGGTAACCGAGCTTGCGTAATTGTTTGCCGATATAATCCGCCAAAACCACCGAGCGGTGCTGCCCACCCGTACACCCTACCGCCAGTACCAGGTGAGTCTTACCTTCCCTGACGTAGAAAGGTAAGAGGAATTTCAGTAAGTTCAAGAACCGGCGCAAGAAAGACCTGGTTGTATCTGATCCCAGAACGTATTTCTTAACCTCATCGTCTTCCCCTGTAAGATAGTGCAGATCGGGTTCATAATTGGGGTTCGGTAAAAAACGAACGTCCATCACCAAGTCGGCATCCATCGGAAGTCCGAGTTTGTAACCGAAGGACACGACCGTAATAGTCATCACATCCTTATCATCATCGCTACCGAATAGCCGGGTCAGTTCCTCTTTTAGCTTTGAAACCGACATGGCTGAGGTGTCGATAATAACATTGGCCCTGCCCCGGAGTTCTTGCAGCATTTTCCTTTCTAAACGTATGGCTTCAACCAACCGTCCGGAAGGAGCTAAAGGGTGCTTCCTACGCGATTCCTTGAACCGGCGTAGCAAAACCTCATCTGAGGCTTCTAAAAAAAGTATCTGGTGCTTTATCCCTTGTCTTTCCAGATCGTCAAGGACAGCAAACAAGTCATTAAAAAACTGCCCCCCGCGGACATCTATCACAAAAGCTACTTTCATCTTATTGCCTTCCAGCTGAGCGGATAACTCCGTAAACTTGGAGACCAATGCGGGCGGCAGGTTGTCAACACAAAAATAACCCAGATCTTCCAGGCAGTTTACGGCCTGAGTTTTGCCCGCGCCTGATAAACCGGTGATAATCAGTACTTCCAGGTCCTTACTGCCCAGTAACAAGCTTGTTCTCCCTTTCTTTGCAGGCTATAGTCCCTTGCTGTGAAGCCCGCAAGCTTTTCCAAAAGTTACCCTCGTCCAACTCCTACTTCATAAATCATTATAGCAGATGTACCGTCTATACATTCCTAAATCTTAGCTCTTTCTCTTAAATTCTTGTTCTCACTTTCTGCCTATTCTGCCATTCTTGCTTTCAGGTAGTCTATGACCTGGACTGGAGTGGGATTAATTCCGTACAGCTCTGCCAGGTAAACACTGGCGTAATCTCCCACATAGATAAGCGAGTAGGTCTTGGCTAGGAAACTGTTTCCCCGCGCCTCCACCTCTGCTACGCTGCTCACCTTGCCCTGAAGAATATCTTTGGTTATTTCAATCCGCTTCGTTATCCGCCCGTGGTCATCTGGGTCCCGCAGGATTATCACCGCCAGTTTTTTTACCAGATCCTCGGGCACCTCGAAACCTACTATCTCGTTGTGATTCAGCTCTGGAAACACGTTGAAGTAAGCTGGGGCCTTGGCATTCTCATTGATTTGGCCTTTCCAGCGCATGGCCGCCACTTCCGAAGTAGACGAACACCCCCAGATAACCGGTATTCTCTGATAAAGCTGGCCGGCAATGAATCTGGCTCGGTTGGAATCTTCTTCACGTCCGGGCTCAATTTCTTCCCGCAGTTGGGTCAAAACGGTTACCGTCTCCTTCACATCTTCGGAGGCCCCGGACACGAGACCAAGTCGTTCTAAGACCAGGACCAGGGGAGCAAAAAGGTACCCGGTTGCAGCCCTCGGCACCAGGCCGCCGGTTATCGTGATCACTGGGTTACCATCTAGAGCCGCCATCTCAGCCAGCTTACCCCCAGTCGTGAAAGCGATTATACTCGCACCTTTTTCCCGGGCGTCTTCGTAAGCACTCAGAGTCTCTTCCGTGTTCCCTGAATAACTGACCGCCAGGACTAAAGAATCCGGCCCCACAAACCGCGGCAACATGTAGTCGCGGTTGACCACCACCGGTATCGGCAAACGGCTCTGGCAATAGCACCTTAGAATATCGCCTCCGATGGCTGAGCCCCCCAGCCCAGTCACCACAATGTTGGCGTACTCCTTCTTGAGTCCGGATGCCTTGGAAAAGTCCATTTTGAGGCATCCCTCAAACTGTGCGGGTAGGTTGTACAGGAATTCGAACATCATCTCCGGTCCCATTTCTACCGCCATCAAAATCCCTCCTTGATTTCAGCCACAGATTGACACAGATTGGGCGTGGTTGGATATTTTTGGGCGGCCAGCGCGAAACATCCTAACAGCCCGGCGCGAGTACCCAGTTTACCTCGCAATACCTGCACTTTCTCGCCTTGAAGCTTCATGGCCCGTCGCTTCATTTCCTCCCGGGCGGGTACCAGCAGTAATTCTCCCAAACCAGAGACAACCCCTCCTCCTATGACTATGGCTGCCGGGTTGAAAATATTAACCAGATTGGCCAACCCGATTCCCAGATAGTATCCAGCCCGGGCGATGATCTCGCTAGCCGCTTCGTCTCCTTTTCTTGCCGCTTCCCCGACCACCTCTGCAGTCAAGCGCTCCATATCGCGGCCTGCCAGTTCCCACAGCAAAGCCCCTTTGCCGGCTCTTACCATGTCCCGGGCTTCCCGCGCTATGGCCGTTCCCGAAGCCAGCGTTTCCAGACAGCCGTGGTTTCCACATCCGCAAAGGGGACCGTCTTCCGGCAGTATCACCATATGGCCGAATTCCCCCGCCGCCCCGCAGGCTCCATGATGAATTCGCCCGTCCAGGATGATTCCCCCGCCGATCCCGGTCCCCACAGTCATAAAGAGCAGGTTGTCAAAAACCTGCTGGTAACCGAAACGATACTCGCCCAAAGCTGCCAGGTTAGCGTCATTGTCTATCATCACCGGGAAGTCCGGAAAATAACCGGACAACCTCTCTTTTAGGGGAAAACTGTCCCACCCCGGAAGGTTAGGTGGCTGGTAGACGATACCAGACGAAGGATCGAGAGGCCCCGGTGCCCCTACTACCATAGCTCCGATCTCTTTTTCCTTCACCCCGGTATGTTGAAGCAGTTCGCACACCGTTTGTGCTATTCGTCCTACTACCCTTTCCGGGCCTTCTTCTGCTCTGGTAGCGACCTTAAGCTCCGCCCTGATATTGCCTTCGGTATCGCCTAATCCCGCCAGGATCTTGGTCCCGCCCAAATCCACCCCCACAATCCAGGAACGTGCCTTCAGTGGTGAGCCGTTTTCCCTCGGTGCGACCTTCATCAACCTCACACCTTTACCAGCTGGTATTCCATGGACCCCAACCCTATCTCCTGGCCGTGAGTCAACTGGTACCTCCAGTCGATTCCGGGATGCACGGCTTGAAACTTGTCCACTCCCTCGGCCACCCCCTCGAGCACGGATCCGGCTGCGCCCGGTAACCGGTTTACCGCTTCGGCACAGGCTAAGTCGAGAGCGACCGGGTCAAACGAAGCAAAAATGCCAACGTCCCGGGTAATCGGCGCATCATTAAAACCGTAACAATCGCATTCGGGGCTGACGTTCACCACAAACGATAGGTAACCTGTCTTGCCCTGTTTGTTTTTGACCGCCCCCAGCGCATATTCCGCCATCTTCTCTTGAATGACCTGCGGTGTGGTCTTCCAACTTATGTTGATTGACCCAAAAAGGCACGATATCACGCATTCCCCACAGCCATAGCACTTCTCGTAGTCGATGACTGCCCTGGGCTTTTCCCCTTCTCCTCTCTCCACCATGCTGATGGCCCCGGTCGGGCACCATTCAGCACAGCGGCCGCAACCGGTGCACTTGTCTTCTTTTAGCCTGGGTTGAAAATCGGAATGCATCTGCTGCTTGCCGCTTCTTGCCCCTAGCCCCATGCCCACGTTTTTTATCGCTCCTCCGATCCCGGTCAGTTCGTGACACTTGAAGTGGGTCATCACGATCATGGCATCGGCATGGTAGGCCGCAGCCCCGATATTGACTTCTTTAAAATGGCGCCCTTCCACCTTAACCTTTATGTAATCGCGCCCAGTAAGACCGTCAGCTATAAGGAGCGGAGCCCCAACTACCGCATAGTCGAACCCGTTCATTATCGCCGTTTCCAAGTGGTCGACCGCGTTACTGCGGCTGCCCCGGTAAAGCGTGTTGGCATCAGTTATGAAAGGCTTGCCTCCCAGTTCCTTTACTCTATCTACTACCCGTCTCACGTAGGGCGGCCGTATGTAAGCCAGGTTACCCTTTTCCCCGAAATGGATCTTTATGGC
The sequence above is drawn from the Syntrophothermus lipocalidus DSM 12680 genome and encodes:
- the tpiA gene encoding triose-phosphate isomerase; its protein translation is MRLPIIAANWKMHKTVKDSLQFAEEFIEMLGEDHKGIEIVICPPFTALYLLGKRLRGTGIEAGAQDVFWEEWGAYTGEVSPGMILETGAKYVIIGHSERRHILGEGDTAVNRKVKRALASGLVPIMCVGETLAEREEGRAVSVVRRQLEEGLKGVELLRPHLVIAYEPVWAIGTGVNASPQDAQEMSRLIRDELGGLFGVEVAQEMRILYGGSVNPGNIGGFVAQPDIDGALVGGASLEARSLADIVKQTEESVYGS
- a CDS encoding phosphoglycerate kinase, with the translated sequence MRGLKDIDVKGKRVLVRVDFNVPTDKQGNILDDARIKASLPTIRYLIDQGAKVILMSHLGRPDGKVVEAYRLDKVAQHLSTLLGQEVKKLPDCVGKEVEDAVAQMQPGQVVLLENVRFHAGEEKNDPEFAAQLAALGDVFVNDAFGTAHRAHASTAGVTRYLPSAAGFLMEKEVKMLRSVMESSESPRVAIIGGAKVSDKMGLLQNMLDKVDAIIIGGGMANTFLKAEGYYIGNSLCEDKLLDFARSLLKQAEEKRIRVLLPVDVVVADRLAADAQSREVKVDQVPEGWIIVDIGSETARLFGETIKSAHNIIWNGPMGVYEYERFARGTEEVARAVAASGAVSVVGGGDSLAIIARLGLEDKMTHISTGGGATLEFLEGKVLPGVASCEGYQFVG
- the gap gene encoding type I glyceraldehyde-3-phosphate dehydrogenase; this translates as MAVKVGVNGFGRIGRLFTRVALTRQDIEVVAVNDLGDAKSSAHLFKYDSVHGIYPEKVGVEGSDLVIGDIRIKYLQESDPGKIPWADLGVEVVVEGTGRFTDKAKASAHFKGGAKKVVITAPADNADITLVIGVNDSAYDPQAHHVISNASCTTNCLAPLTKVVHERFGIVKGLMTTVHSYTNDQRILDLAHKDLRRARAAALSIVPTTTGAARAIGLVIPELKGKLNGMAIRVPTPNVSLVDLVAEVKQPATVEEINLAVKVASEGPMKGIIEYCDEPLVSKDFNGNPSSCIFDALSTMVVERNMVKVVGWYDNEWGYSSRVVDVVALLGQKGL
- a CDS encoding sugar-binding transcriptional regulator, producing the protein MEKMVLVLERIAPELLYIVKLRYSILREILHHQPVGRRQIAKRIGCSERSVRGEVENLREKGALVISPSGISLTEYGRELIEEADEIICYLEKLNTLAAQLQEEFSLEQVIIVPGDSSRDIYAKKDIGRAAARCLKESLYDGCRVAVTGGTTLAEVAHSMSGVVTARDVLVVPARGGLGGEVEEQANVVAARIAKAIGAEYRLLHLPDNLEESLLESLKKDARIKEVVELVKSCNILVHGIGVALEMAARRGLSPEGLQVLEERGAVGEVLRYYFNREGQIVYSQPGIGIEFEDMGGLKKVIAVAGGSNKAEAIAAVLRNHRRGVLVTDEGAARKILQKG
- the rpoN gene encoding RNA polymerase factor sigma-54, with translation MRLIHDLSLEQRQKLIITPELRQAIAILQMSALELDEYLQQELAENPFLELKDDPEPVEVELKSEDEGFETEWWEYFLDRSDLGYLGPKEKSEESKGYENLLTKAPTLHEHLLFQADITLSDEDMVIGEFLIGCIDDNGYLRVGIAEAAQHLGVANEQVEKVLKVIQTFEPYGVGARSLSECLCIQLVQTGKINPVAEKIVREHLDDLGKGRVAKIAARMGISVKDVQETADLIRTLDPKPGRQYGNSYDIRYLVPDVIVERINGEYVIQVCEGNLPRLVINQFYQNMLKQPGLFGHEAKKFMEDRFASALWIIRSIEHRRLTLYKVASCIVEVQREFLDKGVKYLKPLNLKQVADMIGVHESTISRATAGKYIQTPQGVFELKYFFGSAVSAAEGIEKYASRSVKKLIKEMIDAEDARNPLSDQKIAEVLEQSGIKISRRTVAKYRTELGIMSTSARKRY
- the whiA gene encoding DNA-binding protein WhiA, whose translation is MSFSNETKNELARIIPEKECCQRAELSGLLNIGGTFTWDDSQNEMVWELSTENAATARKVFKLAKALLAVPVEVTILNKRQLKKNKVFIVRARQERDEMFLMQELGLFNGQGRRVERVPESLVHRRCCKRCYLRGAFLARGSVNKPEGEYHLEITCPSLVTAQDVAKLLEKLGIAARVSERKSGIVLYIKESESIVDFLRVAGASTALLDFENVRIVKSVRNQVNRLVNCETANLEKTVAASWRQTETITRLIEKVGLEGIPESIRDVAILRLKNPDLSLKELGGMMEPPLSKSGIAYRMRRLEAMARRILGDTI
- a CDS encoding gluconeogenesis factor YvcK family protein, translating into MKENCLLSDQVREEGPHIVTVGGGTGLSVLLRGLKRYTNNLTAVVTVTDDGGSSGRLRGELGVVPPGDIRNCLVALAETETLMDRVFDHRFRGGKGLEGHNLGNLLLVAMAEITGDVISAIKEVGKVLAVRGRVLPATLEQVLLAAELSDGSFIIGETSIREVTKGVRRVYLVPENCKPLEETMEALARADAVVLGPGSLYTSIIPNIMVKGVVEALLRTNAVRIYVANIMTEKGETDGYSVADHIQAVYDHAGKAFLDYAVVNVGPIADSLLERYYSEGAMPVVFDPSRVARMGIKIIKEDLVSRGEVAWHDSDKLARVVLGIIKDRKG
- the rapZ gene encoding RNase adapter RapZ → MLLGSKDLEVLIITGLSGAGKTQAVNCLEDLGYFCVDNLPPALVSKFTELSAQLEGNKMKVAFVIDVRGGQFFNDLFAVLDDLERQGIKHQILFLEASDEVLLRRFKESRRKHPLAPSGRLVEAIRLERKMLQELRGRANVIIDTSAMSVSKLKEELTRLFGSDDDKDVMTITVVSFGYKLGLPMDADLVMDVRFLPNPNYEPDLHYLTGEDDEVKKYVLGSDTTRSFLRRFLNLLKFLLPFYVREGKTHLVLAVGCTGGQHRSVVLADYIGKQLRKLGYRVILKHRDVERYKVENF